GTACGCAAGCATGTGAGCAAGGTACTTTCCTGACCAGACGGGAACTGAAAAACTTCTGCCAAAGGTTTGTGCAAAACATCTTGTCTGGTCATCGATTCCAGCTCGGTCATTTTGGCATTGTAAACAATCGTTGTCCCGTCCGAATCGATGACGTGTACACCTTCATTCATTCTGTCCAAAGTATGTTCATAAATGCGCAAGAGAGTGTCAGCAGAAGAATTATGCGTAGAAGACGACACTGTGGTCACCAGCCTTTCCTTATGAGGGTATCATAGCATAAAGGGAATGAGTGCAAAAACATTATGCACTGCAAAAGATTACGAATGCGAGATGCAAAATTTTTTTGCTCAACTCATCGAATTGGATCGACTTTTTGGGGTTTTGCTGTTTGGCATCGTTCTTGCTAGATAATTTTAGCAAGTGATCTTGAAGGAGGCTAACGACATGAGTAAAACAAACGTGGTTATTGAACAAACAGAAAAATTTGGTGCGCACAACTATCATCCGCTACCGATCGTTATTTCCAAAGCAGAAGGCGTATGGGTACACGATCCGGAAGGCAATAAATATCTGGATATGCTGAGTGCATATTCTGCGCTGAACCAAGGACATCGTCATCCACGTATCATCCAAGCTCTGAAAGATCAAGCAGATAAAGTAACGCTCACTTCCCGAGCTTTTTACAATGACCAACTGGGTGAATTCTACGAAAAGCTCTCTGCGGTGACAGGTAAAGAAATGATCTTGCCAATGAACACCGGTGCTGAAGCAGTAGAGACGGCACTCAAAGCAGTTCGTCGCTGGGCTTATGATGTGAAAAAAGTACCAGAAAACCAAGCAGAAATCATCGTATGTGAAGGCAACTTCCATGGTCGCACTGTCACAGTGACTTCCTTCTCTTCTGCAGAAGAGTACAGACGTGGCTTCGGGCCATTTACACCTGGTTTCAAAATCATTCCTTATGGCGATATTGAAGCGCTTAAGCAAGCGATTACACCGAATACAGCAGCATTCATGCTGGAGCCAATTCAAGGAGAAGCAGGGATCATCATTCCGCAAGAGGGCTTCTTGAAGCAGGCACAAGAGGTATGTAAAGCAAACAACGTACTCTTGGTCAGCGACGAGATCCAAACGGGCTTCGGACGCACAGGTAAAATGTTTGCCAGCGATTGGGAAAATGTAGTACCAGATATGTACATCATGGGGAAAGCTCTTGGGGGTGGCGTGTTCCCGATCTCCGCAGTAGCAGCAGATAAAGAGATCTTGAGCGTATTTGAGCCAGGCTCCCACGGTTCTACTTTTGGCGGAAACCCACTCGGATGTGCGGTTGCCATCGCAGCTATGGATGTATTGGCTGACGAAGGTCTCGTACAGCGCTCCCTGGAAATGGGCGCATACTTCATGGAGAAATTGAAAGAAATCAACAACCCGATTATCAAGGAAATTCGCGGACGCGGTCTGTTCATTGGCTTGGAGCTGACAACAGCGGCTCGTCCATATTGCGAAAAACTAAAAGAACTGGGACTCCTGTGCAAAGAAACACATGAGACAACCATTCGCTTTGCACCGCCACTTGTTATCAGCAAAGAAGACCTGGATTGGGCAATTGATCGCATCAAACAAGTTCTGCACGTGACAGAAGCAGCAAACGCATAAAAGTAACAAGGAAAGCCATCCTGTACAGGGTGGCTTTTTTGTGGGTTATTATGACAGAATAATCGCATCATTCGTTCGACAAATTTCGACTGACTGTGGATAAAAGAAAAAAAACATCCACAAAGGAAATGCTTGGATGCTTATAAGTTACACACAATTTGCCCACATGTTACCAACAAGATGTCCACATTGCTTGTGGATATCCGAACGATTGTTCGATACAAATGCTTCTGGTACAATGGGCTCATATTAAGGATGGAGGTGAGCAAAGGTGAAATACTTAAGTGACCAAATGTTGATAGAAGTATATCATCGAGCTGTCGACCTTCAACTAGATGCAGCTTTTATCGAATTGCTTCGCGAAGAACTACAGCATCGGAATATCCGTATCACGCAGTTCAGCGCCTAAGAGCAAAATCATCACACATACGTCACATATGGCAAAAGCCATCCTCTTTTTCGGGAGGATGGCTTTTGTTATCTTACGCTTGCTCCGTAATAAACTCAAAAGCGGTAATTCC
This genomic stretch from Brevibacillus brevis harbors:
- a CDS encoding ornithine--oxo-acid transaminase — translated: MSKTNVVIEQTEKFGAHNYHPLPIVISKAEGVWVHDPEGNKYLDMLSAYSALNQGHRHPRIIQALKDQADKVTLTSRAFYNDQLGEFYEKLSAVTGKEMILPMNTGAEAVETALKAVRRWAYDVKKVPENQAEIIVCEGNFHGRTVTVTSFSSAEEYRRGFGPFTPGFKIIPYGDIEALKQAITPNTAAFMLEPIQGEAGIIIPQEGFLKQAQEVCKANNVLLVSDEIQTGFGRTGKMFASDWENVVPDMYIMGKALGGGVFPISAVAADKEILSVFEPGSHGSTFGGNPLGCAVAIAAMDVLADEGLVQRSLEMGAYFMEKLKEINNPIIKEIRGRGLFIGLELTTAARPYCEKLKELGLLCKETHETTIRFAPPLVISKEDLDWAIDRIKQVLHVTEAANA
- a CDS encoding sporulation histidine kinase inhibitor Sda, which gives rise to MKYLSDQMLIEVYHRAVDLQLDAAFIELLREELQHRNIRITQFSA